One window of the Melospiza georgiana isolate bMelGeo1 chromosome 14, bMelGeo1.pri, whole genome shotgun sequence genome contains the following:
- the LOC131089618 gene encoding hydrocephalus-inducing protein-like translates to MRGLSWFSEMEHPKLGMQEVFDVRPLWGELQPGESEQVTFTFFGHANVVARVRALCHVQGGPSYEVVLTGEASCPSYQLDLQEIDWGLQRFNKVLKAEVTLRNTGVMEFTFVVPNCSTGTAAKPLPGVPVVVPTTGSLAPGQKQVLKVYYLPGQLGAFHKTFQVKVAHLEPAEITLKGKGTFPGVTKYRPRKLKGSCQHIVVVLER, encoded by the exons ATGAGGGGACTGAGCTGGTTCTCAGAGATGGAGCACCCCAagctgggaatgcaggag gtttTTGACGTGCGGCCGCTGTGGGGTGAGCTGCAGCCGGGAGAGAGCGAGCAGGTCACCTTCACCTTCTTTGGGCACGCCAACGTGGTGGCGCGTGTGCGGGCGCTGTGCCACGTGCAGGGAGGCCCCAGCTACGAGGTGGTGCTGACCGGGGAGGCCTCGTGCCCCAGCTACCAGCTGGACCTGCAGGAGATCGACTGGGGGCTGCAG AGGTTTAACAAAGTCCTCAAAGCAGAGGTGACCCTGCGCAACACCGGGGTCATGGAATTCACCTTCGTGGTGCCAAActgcagcactggcactgcagcaaAGCCTCTGCCTGGAGTGCCCGTGGTCGTGCCCACCACA ggttcCCTTGCACCTGGCCAGAAGCAAGTGTTGAAGGTCTATTATCTGCCAGGACAGCTGGGAGCCTTCCACAAGACTTTCCAGGTCAAAGTGGCTCATCTGGAACCGGCAGAAATCACCCTGAAGGGAAAGGGGACCTTCCCTGGGGTTACCAAGTACCGGCCCAGGAAGCTGAAAG GATCTTGCCAGCACATTGTTGTAGTCCTGGAAAGATGA